The Alnus glutinosa chromosome 1, dhAlnGlut1.1, whole genome shotgun sequence region CAGTTTAAACGACGCTAataagtcgccgctaataacaTTGGCGGGTATTTTTTACTGCACTAATAAATGGATTTTTTGTATTGCTGGTTGTCATATTACATTCCTTCAATCTTTCCTATGTGCTTGTCTCCTGCAACCCCAATATATTTCTTACTAGAAAGTAGAAGATAGGAATTGTTTGGCAGGTGTGATTAAGATGCTATTTTGGGATGTGTGATGCAGTGGCAGTTACCAGGAAGAAGCGCCGGAAGTGAGGAGGAACGAGCTGGAGCTCACTCTTGAGCCAATTTATTCATGTCACCTTGGATGCTTTGCCGCGTGAACTGGGAGAAGAAAGAGACTACTACCTGGGTATATAACTTTGGTTTCTCTTGTAATAAATGTTTCGAAAcctgttatattattatatccCTACTGTTTTGATGACGTGAAGGACACAATATGGGCTACTAAGTCAAAATTATTGCTCTCTGGTTGAGACCCATGATCAACCAATGAGTAATTTGAACTTGGATTGAACTGTTGTCTATATTGACATCAactatcaaatatatattttgtaattttttttatttttactctctATATTGACATAAACTATCAACTATTAAGTTGGTGCCTGATCAGCCTCAGTGCAAGTGGTTGATTTCCATCCAATGCGACCGATGAACAAGCTTTTGTCGGCACAAAATTATTTATCAATCTAAAGTTTAATCAGCTTCTTCACAAACACCCCACCCTCCAAAAAGAatgtagaaaataaaagaaattagcaAGTATATGTGTATTTCAGCTAATTCATTAAACCTTCTCCACCATCACCTCATTTGCTTTCTGCAACTgtatcttcttcatcttcactcCTTAGTCTTGCATGCCAAATGCATGAGTCAGAGATCAATTTGTTTCAATAAATGTCAACACCTAGACAAATAGTTCATAAAGAGTTGAGTGCAATGTAAGATTTTAAGAATAATTTggggaaaatgtaaaaaaaattagaatgaaagAAAATCTCTTAGTTTTCTAGTTAACGATATATTGATTAAGAAACCAACCATCTTACTAAGAAAGAAGTAGCAGCAAGAAATTGTTTACCCGGCAACAAACTGGACAGGTCTCGCTTCTCTCCATCCATTCATATATACAACTAAGGTGGTAGTGGTGGGAACAATGTGTCATAATCTTAGGATTTTCAGGCGTGTATTCTGTCAACAGAAAAAGAGTCACGGTGAAGCTTTCTTTGACAAGCAACTTTAAGTTTCTATCCTTTTAGCTAAATGAACAGCAATCTTGTGCACAAGTTGGACAAAATGACCACTTATTCTCACATATTTACCATGCCAGATTAAGGTAAAAGATCCAAAAAATGGTTACCTTCTAGACATGTGGGGCAGacgtcttcatcttcatcttctggTGATGCACAGTCAGAGAGATCTCCAGCTCCCCCATTTTCCAAAGAGAACTTAATTGAGGACTCTGGATGACATTTTGAGTTTCTAGGAGAAGATAAAACAGTGTCAGATTCTGTATTTTCAGGTGCCCCATTAGGAGCCGAAGAAGTTGCCTCCTGATTGGATGAAGAGAGGGCATGCATTTGGCCACTGCTGAAGAATTCTGCATACTGTAGATAATTTCATTAGGAAAGTTGTAGACAGATCATGGGAAATTACTTAGCGGTAATTAAGTTGCCCATCATTCAATTTCAAGTATAAGttgaaacaacaaaaatttgaGGGAAATTAACTTGCAAATCTACAGAACAAAGAAGTAAGAATAATTTCATTCTTCTGGTTATCACATGTGACTAGGATGTTAAGAAACTATCCTAAAATATTCTTCAACAAGGCTTCCATACAATCCCGCTGATAACAAACAAGGATGCTTGACAGCATTTCTCTTAAGTTAAGTGGGAAGTAATTCACTCAGGAGCAGTGATCCTCTCAAATTGTGAAAATAACCCACTCCTGTAGGGCTGCCACGTACCTAACATTGCTTGCGAAATAGCATCATCTATTAAAAGCAATTGGAGAAGTCgaagatattttatattttgcaaCTTATGCACATTTTTCTACATTAAATGGGGGTCATTGATAACTTCACAATCAACCCCGAGCAAGAAAGACAAGAATAGAGTTTAAGGGGGCACTAGCATCAGTCATTAGTggttttgtttccttctttatttctttgataAATGAGATAGCAAACTGTTATTCAGAAAGCAAAATAGGTCTAAGCTTTAGAGCGGTACAAATATTTCCTGCAATTCAAATACTTATCAGGACTATATTGCTGGTTGCATCTACTCATAGTGTGAATATGCTCTGCTCTATTACGATTATGGTTTATGGATATGTATGGCACTAATCTCTTCTATCAAGTATGGTATAACGTAGAAACAGAAGCAAGACTCACTCTGCAAGAGAAGCATGGCAGTGAAATCAGATGTTTTTTGCTAGCTCTTGAGGAAACATTACTATTTCACTAAGAATATATGCAGCATATTCACGGCCCAGAAAAAAGCTAATAGTTTGATTTATTGCTTAATTATCATAAGGTGCAACAAGTAAAATTGACTAATTTGAACAGTTTCCTAAAGGCTTAGTTAGCTTGTCTCATATGGATTTATTTTCCTCCAAAATTTGCATCTAAACATTAAGAAGAAAGGCAACCCACAAGgcttcacattaattttaacaaCTGATATATGTGTAGAAAATCAGAGCACAATAGAGAAGAAAATTAACCCATTAAAACTTAGCACTTTCTTCTGTTGCTCATGGTTGAATGTATATACAAATAAAATGTGTGATTACACATAATGGCAATTGACTAGAATCTAAAGATTACAATCAAAGATTCTAATCTCTATTGCAGATTAAATACGGCAATAAACTTGTTATTCCTTAATAATATTCATATATGAACCTCTTTGCTAATTGATATTCCTCTGGAAACAAATGGCGAATTAGAGGGAATCCCCTAAACGTACCTTGTTGAATAAGTTACTAATGAAGCACTTAGGGCAGATGCAGTTTCCATGACTGGATGTATCTAAATTTTCTCCAGGATCAGGATCCTTGATACGAAAGCAACAACAAATAGAACCCATCATAAGGCTCCAAGTTCTACAGCAACTTAGACTTCTGCAAGGCATATTGATCTGTTTTATCAGAACAGTTCAAATAAATTTAGCAATTCTAGCAtaaataacaattaacataTACAAAGAACACTGCAAAATCAGAGAATACACTATGCCAAGATGAGCCATCCAACAATATCAATTAATTCAGTCTCCATTATTATgctggatttttatttttatttttccagaaATTTAATCCTCAATTGGCATTGCAAAGATATTCATTATATATGTAACGAGGACGAAAATTGTTCTCCCAGCCTTCCACAAAGAagtctttgcatttttttttctcagaaatttatcttcttctttttttaatgaaacaagTTTAATTTCAAACAAAGGAAATCAGGAAAAGATCCTGAACAAAGAGCAAGCAGATAGAGTAGCTTCCAACTAACAAGACGCAGAACCCAAGCAACTTGAAAATGCAACAAAAAAGggcaaattttttgtttttgtttttaaccaATACGTGTACAACTAACTACACTGAATCAAGGATTGATGTGGGGAAAATCCTGCTGAGTGCACAGATTCTTCTTAGCCTCTGAATCTTCAACCTTCAAGAAGAAACTAGCGTCAATGTAATTAACGTGATTCCATGGATTTTAGAACTGTTTGCTCGTCTTTGTCTCTGGTTgcatgaaaacacaaaaacaacggAGCCAACACATCGCTTTCCCTATCCGATCATTCAgtttatagaaaaaaaagagttatttGATTGCAGAACAATTCAATTGGGCCGCAACCAAAAGATTGTGTtgataacaatgcggaaaactATTGACGATATGATAGAGAAGAACTGTCTATCTGGCATCCTCATCCTTGTTCTTCATTAACTAGGTCGATCAGGATGATGATAGTTGCActtcaaaaacccaaaagactTGATTCATCAAATCCCACGAAAGATTAACTCGTATTAATTAATAGCAACCACACGATTAAAAACAACTTAGGAACCTTGACATGACAAAACAAACATAttgggaagaagaagatcgaacaa contains the following coding sequences:
- the LOC133864341 gene encoding E3 ubiquitin-protein ligase At3g02290, coding for MPCRSLSCCRTWSLMMGSICCCFRIKDPDPGENLDTSSHGNCICPKCFISNLFNKVRLGDSYAEFFSSGQMHALSSSNQEATSSAPNGAPENTESDTVLSSPRNSKCHPESSIKFSLENGGAGDLSDCASPEDEDEDVCPTCLEEYTPENPKIMTHCSHHYHLSCIYEWMERSETCPVCCRVNNFLLLLLS